The genomic interval GTGCGGGCGAGCTGAACAAGGCGCAGCAGGCCCTCGACGAGGCGTTGGCGACGGCCAAGACGGACAGGTCGTTCCTCTACGCACAGCAGGCGGACCTCGCTCTGGCGCGCAAGGACTATCAGGGAACGGTTACCGCGGCCAACACGGCCATGGCCGAGGCAGAGAAAGAACTGAAGGCCTTCATGGCCAACAACGTGAAGAACAATCGTGCTCCGACGGCCGGCGCGACAGTGCCCACGTCCTTTGCGGATGCGGCGCTCGCCAAGGCCCAGGCACTCTACGCGTCAAAGGATTACAAGGGCGCGATCGCAGCGTTCGACGTCTACTTGAAGCAGTCGCCGACCGATTCGGACATCCTCGTCGAGCGTGCGCAGATCAAGCTGCTCGTCGGCGACAAGGCGGGTGCAGCCGCGGACTACCGCGCAGCGCTCAAGTACATTCCTGACTACCAGCCTGCGCTGGATGGACTGAAGCAGATCGGAGCGGCTAAATGAGCGAGACCGCGACCCAAAACGACGACCAGCAGGCTTGGCGAGAGGCTGACCGTCGGCGCATCCAGCGCACGAGGCGCACCCTCGTCGCTGTGCTCGTGGTCCTAGTCATTCTTCTGTTGATCGCCAGCTACGCGCTCGTGCAGATCTTCCAGCCCCCGGGTCGGATCGCCACGACCCAAGAG from Coriobacteriia bacterium carries:
- a CDS encoding tetratricopeptide repeat protein; this encodes MQESGPTSPAAKQPNAARPGRNPDPVVRWLTLAIAGVVILWLVGILSAMMFGLLSPANAPRTSAERDLRVLAAETQSGKATTQTYAQYVSTLISAGELNKAQQALDEALATAKTDRSFLYAQQADLALARKDYQGTVTAANTAMAEAEKELKAFMANNVKNNRAPTAGATVPTSFADAALAKAQALYASKDYKGAIAAFDVYLKQSPTDSDILVERAQIKLLVGDKAGAAADYRAALKYIPDYQPALDGLKQIGAAK